The Drosophila nasuta strain 15112-1781.00 chromosome 2L, ASM2355853v1, whole genome shotgun sequence genome window below encodes:
- the LOC132788103 gene encoding cell death abnormality protein 1 — MVAPYTLIGLLIGCLALELPWQTHGQFWKNSQNQHQSWEREMIALRDSGICYKTQVVETLNPELRQRQISYCCDGYRNRGTSKILKCEPICEEDCSNGVCIAPGNCECAPGFYRELARCRIYGD; from the exons atGGTCGCGCCATATACATTAATCGGACTGCTGATCGGCTGTCTAGCATTGGAATTACCTTGGCAGACACATGGTCAATTCTGGAAGAACTCGCAGAATCAACATCAGAGCTGGGAGCGAGAGATGATTGCATTACGCGATTCGGGAATTTGCTACAAGACTCAAGT TGTTGAGACCTTGAATCCCGAGCTGAGACAACGACAAATCTCCTACTGCTGTGACGGTTATCGCAATCGGGGCACCTCGAAAATACTCAAATGCGAGCCCATCTGTGAGGAGGATTGCTCCAATGGTGTCTGTATTGCACCTGGCAACTGTGAGTGTGCTCCAGGATTTTATAGAGAGCTGGCTCGTTGCCGCATATATGGCGACTAA
- the LOC132798551 gene encoding epidermal growth factor-like protein isoform X2, with product MCSLNLHCQWLMIMLCLASIALNVTSYSEYEQRYDNRRGAGQESRYYSGGSNGNRQQLSAQMPYQRPGGNYNQVDNDQQQPLSREYLVRAHESVTDREHHRCRIWVPVDMVYKYPLANIISSDTANKLANIEVCCTGTIAIRHLGVTVCRPICGCLNGVCRMPGECDCFEGFVKNDNGDCVFACPLGCQNGRCFLDGSCQCDPGYTLDETRRFCRPICSSGCSNNGRHNCTEPETCSCAKGYQLTDNNGCQPVCDPDCGIGGLCRDNNICDCGAGYTLKDGVCQTDCYHL from the exons ATGTGCTCACTGAATTTGCATTGTCAGTGGCTAATGATAATGCTGTGCCTGGCCAGCATTGCTCTGAATGTGACCAGCTACTCGGAGTACGAGCAGCGTTATGACAATCGGCGAGGAGCGGGACAAGAATCTCGATACTATTCAGGTGGCAGCAACGGCAATAGGCAGCAGCTGTCTGCACAGATGCCTTATCAGCGACCAGGCGGAAACTACAACCAAGTGGACAATGACCAACAGCAGCCGCTGAGTCGTGAGTACTTGGTGCGTGCTCACGAGTCAGTCACGGATCGAGAGCATCACAGGTGCCGCATTTGGGTGCC GGTCGATATGGTGTACAAGTATCCGTTGGCAAATATCATATCATCAGATACGGCCAACAAGCTGGCCAACATTGAGGTCTGTTGCACCGGCACCATTGCCATACGGCATCTCGGCGTTACTGTTTGTCGTCCGATTTGTGGCTGCCTGAATGGTGTTTGTCGTATGCCCGGCGAGTGCGATTGCTTCGAGGGATTCGTGAAGAACGATAATGGAGACTGTGTCTTTGCCTGCCCGTTGGGCTGTCAGAATGGTCGTTGCTTCCTTGACGGAAGTTGCCAATGCGATCCGGGCTATACGTTGGACGAAACGCGTCGCTTCTGTCGTCCCAtctgcagcagcggctgcagcaacaacggaCGCCACAATTGCACCGAGCCGGAGACCTGCAGCTGTGCCAAGGGCTATCAGCTGACCGACAACAATGGCTGCCAGCCCGTCTGTGATCCCGACTGTGGCATTGGAGGCCTTTGCCGGGACAACAACATCTGCGACTGCGGAGCGGGCTACACGCTCAAGGATGGCGTCTGTCAGACGGATTGCTATCA
- the LOC132788081 gene encoding tenascin yields the protein MGKLLQKLSIQVSLLLMFICLMQALDFHEQQLQQQTLDEQLRLQHQQQMQQQQREQQLLLRHASTTTTRKPYVIPQGLSLPQRGINPPKCFREVPAVFFQYDKDVKIVGNSTVDRYFNVIEVCCKGWRRYEYDWSRCVPDCGDRCQENGFCLPGGRCQCFNDFVLNYRNNCVPTCPLGCPHGQCFLNGTCRCDKGFELDGSKRFCQPQCNTTCGHNEICMEPGKCVCAEGYARGLRESDSLGCQPMCIPDCGYGHCVAPNQCECFPNYKKRENRSSCESDCYFRCENGFCANRTTCVCQNGYRYDQNTTSCLPDCGDDCENGVCISPGNCRCFNGYVRNRQRCEAVCDRGCGFYGRCIAPNVCGCAVVPGPFSSYQRCENGYCNAEGHCRCVVGKTRFIDMCMSPDAVTTYAAMNPPRVNASLMHEFDLLLGRHFTLGGVDMYHSSMWWV from the exons ATGGGAAAATTGCTACAAAAGCTGTCCATACAGGTCAGTTTGCTGCTGATGTTCATCTGCCTGATGCAAGCTTTAGACTTTCAcgagcagcagttgcagcaacagacGCTGGACGAGCAGCTGCGCctgcaacaccagcaacagatgcagcaacagcagcgtgagcagcagctgctactACGTCACGCCTCCACGACAACGACACGAAAGCCCTATGTGATACCCCAAGGTCTGTCGCTGCCACAACGCGGAATAAATCCGCCGAAATGTTTCCGGGAAGTGCC TGCTGTGTTCTTTCAGTACGACAAGGATGTAAAAATCGTTGGCAACAGCACCGTCGATCGGTACTTCAATGTCATCGAGGTCTGCTGCAAGGGCTGGCGGCGTTACGAGTATGATTGGAGCAGATGTGTTCCGGATTGCGGCGATCGTTGCCAGGAGAATGGTTTTTGCTTGCCAGGCGGTCGCTGTCAATGTTTCAATGACTTTGTACTCAACTATCGCAACAATTGTGTGCCCACCTGTCCGCTGGGCTGTCCCCATGGCCAGTGCTTTTTGAATGGCACTTGCAGATGCGACAAGGGATTCGAGCTGGACGGCTCGAAACGCTTCTGCCAGCCACAGTGCAACACCACTTGTGGCCACAACGAGATCTGCATGGAGCCCGGCAAGTGTGTCTGTGCCGAGGGCTATGCCAGAGGATTGCGTGAATCCGATTCCCTGGGCTGCCAGCCCATGTGTATTCCCGATTGCGGCTATGGACATTGTGTAGCACCAAATCAATGCGAATGCTTTCCCAACTACAAAAAGCGTGAAAATCGCTCATCCTGTGAGAGTGATTGTTATTT TCGATGTGAGAATGGCTTCTGTGCAAATCGCACAACCTGTGTGTGTCAAAATGGCTATCGATACGATCAGAACACGACCAGCTGCCTGCCGGACTGTGGAGACGACTGTGAAAATGGGGTTTGCATTTCCCCGGGAAATTGTCGCTGCTTCAATGGCTATGTGAGGAATCGACAGCGTTGCGAGGCGGTCTGTGATCGCGGCTGCGGCTTCTATGGCCGATGCATTGCACCCAATGTGTGCGGCTGTGCCGTTGTTCCAGGCCCCTTTAGCAGCTACCAGAGATGCGAAAATGGCTATTGCAATGCCGAGGGACACTGTCGCTGTGTGGTGGGCAAGACTCGATTCATTGACATGTGCATGTCCCCGGATGCGGTTACCACATATGCTGCCATGAATCCACCGCGGGTGAATGCCTCGCTGATGCATGAGTTCGATCTTCTGCTGGGCAGGCACTTTACACTGGGTGGTGTCGACATGTATCACTCTTCCATGTGGTGGGTGTAA
- the LOC132788089 gene encoding epidermal growth factor-like protein produces the protein MRCNWSVLTALLTLTLALAEVTTATSTSAAEAELYGDIHVQGEFESLSQTRQRQQQQHLCQRELPAIFFQTLKNSPVRGNGSTIYYHRIEVCCDGYRPDPYSEHCVPDCGHSSPDNCRNGFCRAPGYCECFAEFVRNDQGACIHTCPIACQHGRCYLNGTCVCKPGYVLDAETRLFCRPECPTACGTHEECVAPGQCNCLTGYRRTAQLGCQPICAPDCGYGKCVAPNQCECFPGFIKRPQRNVCEAECYINCENGFCESRYKCHCREGYRYDVNTTSCLPECQDNCGQGNGVCMAPGVCRCFEGYELHGNSCVPKCERSCGQYGKCLAPNVCGCVPDNQLCQLGSCDANGHCQCPTGQVNFVGRCLQPQHIEHHLSSLDRRRERSEELKYEFNALIGRLFNLIWE, from the exons ATGCGTTGTAATTGGAGTGTTTTAACAGCGCTGCTAACGTTGACGTTAGCTCTGGCAGAGGTAACGACAGCGACATCGACGTCAGCAGCCGAAGCGGAGCTCTATGGCGATATACACGTTCAGGGAGAGTTCGAATCACTCAGTCAAACACGacagcgccagcagcagcagcatctgtgCCAGCGTGAGCTGCC TGCAATCTTCTTTCAGACACTGAAGAATTCTCCTGTGCGTGGCAATGGCTCTACGATTTATTATCATCGCATTGAGGTCTGCTGTGATGGCTATCGCCCAGATCCGTATTCGGAGCATTGTGTGCCAGATTGTGGCCACAGCTCGCCAGACAACTGTCGCAATGGCTTCTGCCGTGCTCCCGGATATTGCGAGTGCTTCGCAGAGTTCGTGCGCAATGATCAGGGTGCATGCATTCACACCTGTCCCATCGCCTGTCAGCATGGACGATGCTATCTCAATGGCACCTGTGTTTGCAAGCCAGGCTATGTACTCGATGCCGAGACGCGTCTCTTCTGTCGTCCCGAGTGTCCCACCGCCTGTGGCACACATGAGGAATGTGTGGCTCCTGGTCAATGCAACTGCCTAACTGGTTATCGCCGTACTGCGCAATTGGGCTGTCAACCGATCTGTGCCCCAGACTGTGGATACGGAAAATGTGTGGCGCCCAATCAATGCGAATGCTTTCCCGGTTTTATAAAGCGACCTCAGCGCAATGTCTGCGAGGCCGAGTGTTACAT TAATTGCGAGAATGGTTTCTGCGAGTCACGCTACAAGTGCCATTGCCGAGAGGGTTATCGCTATGATGTCAACACCACCAGCTGCTTGCCCGAGTGCCAGGACAACTGTGGCCAGGGCAACGGAGTTTGCATGGCTCCTGGTGTCTGTCGCTGCTTCGAGGGCTACGAGCTGCACGGCAACAGCTGTGTACCAAAGTGCGAGCG ATCTTGTGGCCAGTATGGCAAATGCCTGGCACCCAATGTGTGTGGCTGTGTTCCTGATAATCAGCTCTGCCAGCTGGGCAGCTGTGATGCCAATGGCCATTGCCAGTGTCCAACTGGACAAGTCAACTTCGTTGGTCGCTGTCTGCAGCCGCAGCACATTGAACATCATCTAAGTAGCTTGGATCGGCGGAGGGAGCGAAGTGAAGAACTGAAATACGAATTTAATGCACTGATTGGACGTctgtttaatttgatttgggAATGA
- the LOC132788093 gene encoding epidermal growth factor-like protein yields the protein MRSSWQLFIALAVLSTLCSIAQAQYKTAGIKTRQPPPPSANLQYFGNATEQHQYTNYGSYSSGYVPAETYQGGSFNQYNGHYVQPVIPVTPAPQILDETALFINKTRSAMASGICYKEVPTASLLHGSRDNYVGNGTTPDKSRIQVCCEGYERNPHIYRRCEPVCADDCPNGICTAPNTCVCIPGHVRNVEGKCISTCPLGCGNGVCDEQNQCRCHEGYTLDPVSQKYCLPECKPGCAHGHCVAPNKCDCLPGYRQAADGSCAPVCEQCENGQCTAPGVCSCNTGYLKVEGRCEPICEKPCQNGRCTAPNTCECQPGNEWDHKSGQCVPHCDIPCLNGVCIGQNKCECKPGYILDELQRNICQPHCPQGCPNGFCSAPNFCICQPGFIKSGIKGRQSCQRV from the exons ATGAGGTCATCGTGGCAGCTGTTCATCGCATTAGCGGTGCTATCAACGCTTTGCAGCATCGCCCAAGCCCAGTACAAGACGGCAGGCATCAAGACTCGGCAACCTCCGCCACCGTCAGCCAATCTGCAGTACTTTGGCAATGCCACCGAGCAGCATCAATATACAAACTATGGCAGCTACAGTTCCGGTTATGTGCCTGCAGAGACGTATCAAGGCGGCAGCTTCAATCAGTACAACGGACACTATGTGCAGCCTGTGATCCCTGTAACTCCTGCACCACAAATTCTGGATGAGACGGCGCTGTTCATTAACAAAACTCGCTCGGCCATGGCCAGTGGCATCTGCTATAAGGAAGTTCC aACTGCCTCATTGCTGCATGGATCGCGGGACAACTACGTTGGCAATGGCACAACTCCCGACAAGAGCCGCATTCAAGTTTGCTGCGAGGGATACGAACGCAATCCGCACATCTATCGTCGCTGTGAGCCAGTCTGCGCTGACGATTGTCCCAACGGGATCTGCACGGCGCCTAATACCTGTGTCTGCATACCGGGACACGTGAGGAACGTGGAGGGTAAATGCATCTCCACCTGCCCCCTGGGTTGTGGAAATGGCGTGTGCGATGAGCAGAATCAATGTCGCTGTCATGAGGGCTACACCTTAGATCCCGTTAGCCAGAAGTACTGTCTGCCCGAGTGCAAGCCAGGCTGTGCCCATGGCCATTGTGTGGCACCCAATAAATGCGACTGTCTGCCTGGGTATCGGCAAGCAGCCGATGGCAGCTGTGCTCCCGTCTGTGAACAGTGCGAGAACGGACAGTGCACGGCTCCAGGAGTCTGCAGCTGTAACACTGGCTACTTGAAGGTTGAGGGACGCTGCGAACCCATTTGCGAAAA ACCCTGCCAAAATGGACGCTGCACTGCGCCCAACACCTGTGAGTGCCAGCCAGGCAATGAATGGGATCACAAGAGTGGCCAGTGTGTGCCCCACTGTGATATTCCTTGCTTGAATGGTGTCTGCATTGGCCAAAACAAATGCGAGTGCAAACCTGGCTACATTCTCGACGAGCTGCAGCGCAACATTTGCCAACCACACTGTCCACAAGGCTGCCCCAATGGCTTCTGCAGTGCGCCCAATTTCTGCATCTGCCAGCCGGGATTCATCAAGAGCGGCATCAAAGGACGTCAGAGCTGTCAGCGCgtttaa
- the LOC132798848 gene encoding uncharacterized protein LOC132798848: MKEKWYKSGLFCLLMSLVVLNIGADETPSAEQNPTKIECDETCGSGNQTLFDNCTCGCEEGYEKDDQDFNCVKSVCAPECPSMEGVKCQRNECVCKTGYLNVNGKPGAPNCVLNTTTQFTEQSTNVTLPHTPTTQNSTATKATSLTPTSQGTLTIHLNITTITQDSNPVKKPDEQKYVMGKWAITGIIVLVACLVGALVYVCYKNRHRGSLRIATSTTL, translated from the exons atgAAAGAGAAATGGTACAAATCGGGACTCTTCTGTTTATTGATGTCACTTGTGGTCTTAAATATTGGAGCAGACGAGACTCCAAGTGCGGAACAGAACCCAACAAAAATTGAGTGTGACGAAACATGTGGTAGTGGAAATCAGACCCTATTTGACAACTGCACATGTGGTTGTGAAGAAGGATATGAAAAAGATGATCAAGATTTTAATTGCGTAAAAAGTGTTTGTGCACCTGAATGCCCTTCCATGGAGGGAGTGAAATGTCAACGGAATGAATGCGTTTGTAAAACAGGATATTTGAATGTGAATGGGAAGCCTGGAGCCCCTAACTGCGTTTTGAATACAACAACACAGTTTACCGAACAAAG CACAAATGTAACATTACCACATACTCCCACAACTCAAAACTCAACGGCAACGAAGGCAACCTCACTTACCCCAACCAGTCAAGGCACTCTAACAATACATCTAAACATAACCACCATCACCCAGGATTCGAATCCTGTGAAAAAGCCTGAcgaacaaaaatatgtaatgGGTAAATGGGCCATCACCGGAATTATCGTACTTGTAGCTTGTCTGGTTGGAGCTTTAGTATATGTGTGCTATAAGAACAGACATCGGGGATCTCTTAGAATCGCCACATCAACTACATTATAA